One region of Triticum aestivum cultivar Chinese Spring chromosome 6B, IWGSC CS RefSeq v2.1, whole genome shotgun sequence genomic DNA includes:
- the LOC123133100 gene encoding F-box/LRR-repeat protein At2g43260-like isoform X1, translated as MMPDRRVASRLEDLPDDIIEKILLRLPSKDIGRCRAVSTSWCTTTSTPKFMLDHHQLQPSLPIIDGRGLPTSFVLFHSAGNKQQLWPFSRCVKHYSEICLHGACDGFLVISWLHQFYICNPVIHTHALLPEPHVEHPLYNTIIGFYQHLPTQEYRVLWVSEPWHPYKSSLHVLTVGSNVMRHISVRMQTLSPPSMEQEQQLLKGLRSKSCCPPSVLHRGSLHWCPYDATEIGGHGTDIIVFDTEAESFQWMRSPAQLCHHRKLFNMNGTLAFWGSLTPSLTAMDVWTMQDYVWTFNYRIDVSTLEVTRQLYSTSSKKKKRTPLYSTVQWLNDTVVLNDRELLIMFNSKHVMRCDIDGNFLGMVNIGKSQHCMMLNHCRLKESIIPIPPH; from the coding sequence ATGATGCCGGACAGGAGAGTCGCGTCCCGGCTCGAGGACCTACCCGACGATATCATCGAGAAGATACTCCTCCGGTTGCCGTCCAAGGACATCGGCCGCTGCCGAGCCGTCAGCACATCATGGTGCACTACCACATCCACACCCAAATTCATGCTTGACCACCACCAGCTCCAGCCCTCGCTCCCAATTATTGACGGCCGGGGGCTGCCCACTAGTTTCGTCCTCTTCCACTCCGCCGGCAACAAACAACAGCTCTGGCCTTTCTCCCGGTGCGTCAAACACTACTCCGAGATTTGCCTTCATGGTGCCTGCGATGGCTTCCTTGTCATCTCCTGGCTGCACCAATTCTACATCTGCAACCCGGTTATCCATACACATGCTCTCCTACCCGAGCCTCATGTTGAGCACCCCCTCTACAACACCATAATTGGTTTCTACCAGCACCTTCCAACTCAAGAATACAGGGTGCTCTGGGTCTCGGAACCATGGCACCCGTATAAATCCAGCTTGCACGTTCTCACAGTGGGATCCAATGTGATGAGGCATATCAGCGTCAGAATGCAAACACTCTCACCACCATCCATGGAACAAGAACAGCAGTTACTGAAGGGATTGCGCTCTAAGTCGTGTTGTCCACCATCAGTGCTTCACCGTGGCAGCTTGCACTGGTGTCCTTATGACGCCACTGAAATTGGGGGACACGGCACAGATATTATTGTGTTCGATACAGAAGCCGAGTCATTCCAGTGGATGCGTAGTCCCGCCCAACTGTGCCATCATAGAAAGTTGTTCAACATGAACGGGACACTTGCTTTCTGGGGCAGCTTGACTCCCAGCTTGACCGCTATGGATGTCTGGACGATGCAGGATTATGTCTGGACTTTCAACTACCGGATTGACGTGTCGACGCTGGAGGTAACACGACAACTTTATTCAACCTCTTCCAAAAAGAAAAAGAGAACACCACTTTATTCCACAGTGCAATGGCTCAATGATACGGTCGTGTTGAACGACCGTGAGCTGCTGATCATGTTTAACAGTAAACATGTAATGCGATGTGACATTGATGGAAACTTCTTAGGAATGGtgaacatcggaaagagtcaacatTGTATGATGCTTAATCACTGCCGTCTCAAAGAGAGCATTATTCCAATTCCACCCCACTAG
- the LOC123133100 gene encoding F-box protein At5g18160-like isoform X2, with protein sequence MMPDRRVASRLEDLPDDIIEKILLRLPSKDIGRCRAVSTSWCTTTSTPKFMLDHHQLQPSLPIIDGRGLPTSFVLFHSAGNKQQLWPFSRCVKHYSEICLHGACDGFLVISWLHQFYICNPVIHTHALLPEPHVEHPLYNTIIGFYQHLPTQEYRVLWVSEPWHPYKSSLHVLTVGSNVMRHISVRMQTLSPPSMEQEQQLLKGLRSKSCCPPSVLHRGSLHWCPYDATEIGGHGTDIIVFDTEAESFQWMRSPAQLCHHRKLFNMNGTLAFWGSLTPSLTAMDVWTMQDYVWTFNYRIDVSTLEEW encoded by the exons ATGATGCCGGACAGGAGAGTCGCGTCCCGGCTCGAGGACCTACCCGACGATATCATCGAGAAGATACTCCTCCGGTTGCCGTCCAAGGACATCGGCCGCTGCCGAGCCGTCAGCACATCATGGTGCACTACCACATCCACACCCAAATTCATGCTTGACCACCACCAGCTCCAGCCCTCGCTCCCAATTATTGACGGCCGGGGGCTGCCCACTAGTTTCGTCCTCTTCCACTCCGCCGGCAACAAACAACAGCTCTGGCCTTTCTCCCGGTGCGTCAAACACTACTCCGAGATTTGCCTTCATGGTGCCTGCGATGGCTTCCTTGTCATCTCCTGGCTGCACCAATTCTACATCTGCAACCCGGTTATCCATACACATGCTCTCCTACCCGAGCCTCATGTTGAGCACCCCCTCTACAACACCATAATTGGTTTCTACCAGCACCTTCCAACTCAAGAATACAGGGTGCTCTGGGTCTCGGAACCATGGCACCCGTATAAATCCAGCTTGCACGTTCTCACAGTGGGATCCAATGTGATGAGGCATATCAGCGTCAGAATGCAAACACTCTCACCACCATCCATGGAACAAGAACAGCAGTTACTGAAGGGATTGCGCTCTAAGTCGTGTTGTCCACCATCAGTGCTTCACCGTGGCAGCTTGCACTGGTGTCCTTATGACGCCACTGAAATTGGGGGACACGGCACAGATATTATTGTGTTCGATACAGAAGCCGAGTCATTCCAGTGGATGCGTAGTCCCGCCCAACTGTGCCATCATAGAAAGTTGTTCAACATGAACGGGACACTTGCTTTCTGGGGCAGCTTGACTCCCAGCTTGACCGCTATGGATGTCTGGACGATGCAGGATTATGTCTGGACTTTCAACTACCGGATTGACGTGTCGACGCTGGAG GAATGGtga